From Oryctolagus cuniculus chromosome 17, mOryCun1.1, whole genome shotgun sequence, a single genomic window includes:
- the HID1 gene encoding protein HID1 isoform X1, whose product MGSADSKLNFRKAVIQLTTKTQPVEATDDAFWDQFWADTATSVQDVFALVPAAEIRAVREESPSNLATLCYKAVEKLVQGAESGCHSEKERQVVLNCSRLLTRVLPYVFEDPDWRGFFWSTVPGAGRGGQGEEEDENARPLAESLLLAIADLLFCPDFTVQSHRRSTVDSAEDVHSLDSCEYIWEAGVGFAHSPQPNYIHDMNRMELLKLLLTCFSEAMYLPPAPESGSTNPWVQFFCSTENRHALPLFTSLLNTVCAYDPVGYGIPYNHLLFSDYREPLVEEAAQVLIVTLDHDSATSASPTVDGTTMGTAMDDADPPGPENLFVNYLSRIHREEDLQFILRGIARLLSNPLLQTYLPNSTKKIQFHQELLVLFWKLCDFNKKFLFFVLKSSDVLDVLVPVLYFLNDARADQSRVGLMHIGVFILLLLSGERNFGVRLNKPYSGRVPMDIPVFTGTHADLLIVVFHKIITSGHQRLQPLFDCLLTIVVNVSPYLKSLSMVTANKLLHLLEAFSTTWFLFSAAQNHHLVFFLLEVFNNIIQYQFDGNSNLVYAIIRKRSVFHQLANLPTDLPAIHKALQRRRRPPEPLSRAGSQEGASMEGSRPAAPAEPGTLKASLVATPGIDKLTEKSQVSEDGTLRSLEPEPQPSAVDGSPGEGEPGQAWREQRRPSSVSASDQWSPTPEWVLSWKSKLPLQTIMRLLQVLVPQVEKICIDKGLTDESEILRFLQHGTLVGLLPVPHPILIRKYQANSGTAMWFRTYMWGVIYLRNVDPPVWYDTDVKLFEIQRV is encoded by the exons ATGGGGTCTGCCGACTCCAAGCTGAACTTCCGGAAGGCAGTGATCCAGCTCACCACCAAGACGCAG CCTGTGGAAGCCACCGATGACGCCTTCTGGGACCAGTTCTGGGCAGACACGGCCACCTCCGTGCAGGATGTCTTTGCGTTGGTGCCGGCGGCTGAGATCCGGGCCGTGCGGGAGGAGTCGCCCTCCAACCTGGCCACTCTGTGCTACAAG GCCGTGGAGAAGCTGGTGCAGGGGGCCGAGAGCGGCTGCcactcagagaaggagagacaggttGTGCTCAACTGCAGCCGGCTGCTCACCCGCGTGCTGCCCTACGTCTTCGAGGACCCCGACTGGAGGGGCTTCTTCTGGTCCACAGTGCCCGGGGCGGGGCGTGGAGGG cagggtgaggaggaggacgagaacgccaggcccctggctgagtccctgctcctggccaTCGCCGACCTGCTTTTCTGCCCGGACTTCACGGTGCAGAGCCACCGCAGGAGCACTGtg gactCCGCAGAGGATGTCCACTCTCTGGACAGCTGTGAATACATCTGGGAGGCTGGCGTGGGCTTCGCTCATTCCCCACAGCCCAACTACATCCACGACATGAACCG GATGGAGCTGTTGAAACTGTTGCTGACCTGCTTCTCCGAGGCCATGTACCTGCCCCCAGCTCCGGAGAGCGGCAGCACCAACCCATGGGTTCAGTTCTTTTGTTCCACGGAGAACAG ACACGCCCTGCCCCTCTTCACCTCCCTGCTCAACACCGTGTGTGCCTATGACCCTGTGGGCTACGGGATCCCCTACAACCACCTGCTCTTCTCCGACTACCGGGAGCCCCTGGTGGAGGaggccgcccaggtgctcatcgtcACCCTGGACCACGACAGCGCCACGAGTGCCAGCCCCACCGTGGACGGCACCACCATGGGCACCGCCATGGATGATGCTGAC CCCCCAGGGCCTGAGAACCTGTTTGTGAACTACCTGTCCCGCATCCACCGTGAGGAG GACTTGCAGTTCATCCTCAGGGGCATAGCCCGGCTGCTGTCCAACCCCCTGCTGCAGACCTACCTGCCCAACTCCACCAAGAAGATCCAGTTCCACCAGGAGCTGCTGGTCCTCTTCTGGAAGCTCTGTGACTTCAACAAG aaatTCCTCTTCTTCGTACTGAAGAGCAGCGACGTCCTGGACGTGCTGGTCCCCGTCCTCTACTTCCTCAACGACGCCCGGGCGGACCAGT CTCGCGTGGGCCTCATGCACATCGGGGTCTTCATCCTGCTGCTGCTGAGCGGGGAGCGGAACTTCGGGGTGCGGCTGAACAAGCCCTACTCGGGGCGCGTGCCCATGGACATCCCGGTCTTCACGGGCACGCACGCCGACCTGCTCATCGTG GTGTTCCACAAGATCATCACCAGCGGCCACCAGCGGCTGCAGCCCCTCTTCGACTGCCTGCTCACCATCGTGGTCAACG tgTCGCCCTACCTCAAGAGCCTGTCCATGGTGACTGCCAACaagctgctgcacctgctggaggCCTTCTCCACCACCTGGTTCCTCTTCTCCGCCGCCCAGAACCACCACCTGGTCTTCTTCCTGCTGGAGGTCTTCAACAACATCATCCAGTACCAGTTTGATG GCAACTCCAACCTGGTCTACGCCATCATCCGCAAGCGCAGCGTCTTCCACCAGCTGGCCAACCTGCCCACCGACCTGCCCGCCATCCACAAGGCCCTGCAGCGGCGCCGGCGCCCGCCAGAGCCCTTGTCCCGCGCCGGCTCGCAGGAGGGCGCCTCCATGGAGGGCTCCCGGCCCGCGGCCCCCGCGGAGCCAGGCACTCTCAAGGCCAGCCTGGTGGCCACCCCAG gcatcGACAAGCTGACGGAGAAGTCGCAGGTGTCGGAGGATGGCACACTGCGGTCCCTGGagcctgagccccagcccagcGCCGTGGATGGCAGCCCCGGCGAGGGG GAGCCCGGCCAGGCCTGGAGGGAGCAGCGGCGACCGTCTAGCGTGTCAGCCAGTGATCAGTGGAGCCCGACGCCAGAGTGG GTGCTGTCCTGGAAGTCCAAGCTGCCGCTGCAGACCATCATGAGGCTGCTGCAggtgctggtgccccaggtggagaAGATCTGCATAGACAA GGGCCTGACGGACGAATCCGAGATCCTGCGGTTCCTGCAACACGGCACCCTGGTGGGGCTGCTGCCCGTGCCCCACCCCATCCTCATCCGCAAGTACCAGGCCAACTCGGGCACCGCCATGTGGTTCCGCACCTACATGTGGGGTGTCATCTACCTGAG GAACGTGGACCCCCCCGTCTGGTACGACACCGACGTGAAGCTGTTTGAGATCCAGCGGGTGTGA
- the HID1 gene encoding protein HID1 isoform X2, translating to MGSADSKLNFRKAVIQLTTKTQPVEATDDAFWDQFWADTATSVQDVFALVPAAEIRAVREESPSNLATLCYKAVEKLVQGAESGCHSEKERQVVLNCSRLLTRVLPYVFEDPDWRGFFWSTVPGAGRGGGEEEDENARPLAESLLLAIADLLFCPDFTVQSHRRSTVDSAEDVHSLDSCEYIWEAGVGFAHSPQPNYIHDMNRMELLKLLLTCFSEAMYLPPAPESGSTNPWVQFFCSTENRHALPLFTSLLNTVCAYDPVGYGIPYNHLLFSDYREPLVEEAAQVLIVTLDHDSATSASPTVDGTTMGTAMDDADPPGPENLFVNYLSRIHREEDLQFILRGIARLLSNPLLQTYLPNSTKKIQFHQELLVLFWKLCDFNKKFLFFVLKSSDVLDVLVPVLYFLNDARADQSRVGLMHIGVFILLLLSGERNFGVRLNKPYSGRVPMDIPVFTGTHADLLIVVFHKIITSGHQRLQPLFDCLLTIVVNVSPYLKSLSMVTANKLLHLLEAFSTTWFLFSAAQNHHLVFFLLEVFNNIIQYQFDGNSNLVYAIIRKRSVFHQLANLPTDLPAIHKALQRRRRPPEPLSRAGSQEGASMEGSRPAAPAEPGTLKASLVATPGIDKLTEKSQVSEDGTLRSLEPEPQPSAVDGSPGEGEPGQAWREQRRPSSVSASDQWSPTPEWVLSWKSKLPLQTIMRLLQVLVPQVEKICIDKGLTDESEILRFLQHGTLVGLLPVPHPILIRKYQANSGTAMWFRTYMWGVIYLRNVDPPVWYDTDVKLFEIQRV from the exons ATGGGGTCTGCCGACTCCAAGCTGAACTTCCGGAAGGCAGTGATCCAGCTCACCACCAAGACGCAG CCTGTGGAAGCCACCGATGACGCCTTCTGGGACCAGTTCTGGGCAGACACGGCCACCTCCGTGCAGGATGTCTTTGCGTTGGTGCCGGCGGCTGAGATCCGGGCCGTGCGGGAGGAGTCGCCCTCCAACCTGGCCACTCTGTGCTACAAG GCCGTGGAGAAGCTGGTGCAGGGGGCCGAGAGCGGCTGCcactcagagaaggagagacaggttGTGCTCAACTGCAGCCGGCTGCTCACCCGCGTGCTGCCCTACGTCTTCGAGGACCCCGACTGGAGGGGCTTCTTCTGGTCCACAGTGCCCGGGGCGGGGCGTGGAGGG ggtgaggaggaggacgagaacgccaggcccctggctgagtccctgctcctggccaTCGCCGACCTGCTTTTCTGCCCGGACTTCACGGTGCAGAGCCACCGCAGGAGCACTGtg gactCCGCAGAGGATGTCCACTCTCTGGACAGCTGTGAATACATCTGGGAGGCTGGCGTGGGCTTCGCTCATTCCCCACAGCCCAACTACATCCACGACATGAACCG GATGGAGCTGTTGAAACTGTTGCTGACCTGCTTCTCCGAGGCCATGTACCTGCCCCCAGCTCCGGAGAGCGGCAGCACCAACCCATGGGTTCAGTTCTTTTGTTCCACGGAGAACAG ACACGCCCTGCCCCTCTTCACCTCCCTGCTCAACACCGTGTGTGCCTATGACCCTGTGGGCTACGGGATCCCCTACAACCACCTGCTCTTCTCCGACTACCGGGAGCCCCTGGTGGAGGaggccgcccaggtgctcatcgtcACCCTGGACCACGACAGCGCCACGAGTGCCAGCCCCACCGTGGACGGCACCACCATGGGCACCGCCATGGATGATGCTGAC CCCCCAGGGCCTGAGAACCTGTTTGTGAACTACCTGTCCCGCATCCACCGTGAGGAG GACTTGCAGTTCATCCTCAGGGGCATAGCCCGGCTGCTGTCCAACCCCCTGCTGCAGACCTACCTGCCCAACTCCACCAAGAAGATCCAGTTCCACCAGGAGCTGCTGGTCCTCTTCTGGAAGCTCTGTGACTTCAACAAG aaatTCCTCTTCTTCGTACTGAAGAGCAGCGACGTCCTGGACGTGCTGGTCCCCGTCCTCTACTTCCTCAACGACGCCCGGGCGGACCAGT CTCGCGTGGGCCTCATGCACATCGGGGTCTTCATCCTGCTGCTGCTGAGCGGGGAGCGGAACTTCGGGGTGCGGCTGAACAAGCCCTACTCGGGGCGCGTGCCCATGGACATCCCGGTCTTCACGGGCACGCACGCCGACCTGCTCATCGTG GTGTTCCACAAGATCATCACCAGCGGCCACCAGCGGCTGCAGCCCCTCTTCGACTGCCTGCTCACCATCGTGGTCAACG tgTCGCCCTACCTCAAGAGCCTGTCCATGGTGACTGCCAACaagctgctgcacctgctggaggCCTTCTCCACCACCTGGTTCCTCTTCTCCGCCGCCCAGAACCACCACCTGGTCTTCTTCCTGCTGGAGGTCTTCAACAACATCATCCAGTACCAGTTTGATG GCAACTCCAACCTGGTCTACGCCATCATCCGCAAGCGCAGCGTCTTCCACCAGCTGGCCAACCTGCCCACCGACCTGCCCGCCATCCACAAGGCCCTGCAGCGGCGCCGGCGCCCGCCAGAGCCCTTGTCCCGCGCCGGCTCGCAGGAGGGCGCCTCCATGGAGGGCTCCCGGCCCGCGGCCCCCGCGGAGCCAGGCACTCTCAAGGCCAGCCTGGTGGCCACCCCAG gcatcGACAAGCTGACGGAGAAGTCGCAGGTGTCGGAGGATGGCACACTGCGGTCCCTGGagcctgagccccagcccagcGCCGTGGATGGCAGCCCCGGCGAGGGG GAGCCCGGCCAGGCCTGGAGGGAGCAGCGGCGACCGTCTAGCGTGTCAGCCAGTGATCAGTGGAGCCCGACGCCAGAGTGG GTGCTGTCCTGGAAGTCCAAGCTGCCGCTGCAGACCATCATGAGGCTGCTGCAggtgctggtgccccaggtggagaAGATCTGCATAGACAA GGGCCTGACGGACGAATCCGAGATCCTGCGGTTCCTGCAACACGGCACCCTGGTGGGGCTGCTGCCCGTGCCCCACCCCATCCTCATCCGCAAGTACCAGGCCAACTCGGGCACCGCCATGTGGTTCCGCACCTACATGTGGGGTGTCATCTACCTGAG GAACGTGGACCCCCCCGTCTGGTACGACACCGACGTGAAGCTGTTTGAGATCCAGCGGGTGTGA
- the OTOP3 gene encoding proton channel OTOP3, which translates to MTAQASVPAAEALPMPLPEAREPGVDTRVEQPEAPDSTRQKSWLALYLSLLLRRDRLAQKAGQLFSGLLALNVLFLGGAFICSMIFNSVAVTLGDVWILLAALKALSLLWLLYYTVGTTRRPHAVLYRDPHAGPIWVRGSLVLFGSCTVCLNVFQVGYYVSHSHCKSQLEVIFPVIEIVFMGMQTWVLWKHCKDCVQVQTNFTRCGLMLTLATNLLLWILAVTNDSMHREIEAELNALMEEHTGNQTSVCLCVNATVCEVFRKGYLMLYPFGTECCLICCAVLYVMWKNVGRRLAPHPGAHPGSPSFRLHGAIFGPLLGLLALVAGVSIFVVFQIEASGPAMARQYFTLYYAYYAAVLPAMSLACLAGTAIHGLEQRELDTLKNPTRSLDVVLLMGAALGQMGISYFSIVAIVATDPHQLLNRLILAYSLLLILQHIAQNLFIIEGLHRRPIWEAAPTGLAAKQGAEPPRRGSLLSLSQDLHRASLAYIHSYSHLNWKRRALKEISLFLILCNITLWVMPAFGVHPEFENGLEKDFYGYRTWFTIVNLGLPLGVFYRMHSVGGLVEVYLGA; encoded by the exons TCCCTGCTGCGGAAGCTCTGCCCATGCCCCTTCCCGAAGCTCGGGAGCCTGGAGTGGACACGCGGGTTGAGCAGCCGGAGGCCCCAGACTCCACTCGGCAGAAGTCCTGGCTGGCGCTGTATCTGTCACTGCTACTGCGGCGGGACCGGCTGGCCCAGAAAGCCGGACAGCTCTTCTCGGGGCTCCTGGCCCTCAACGTGCTGTTCCTGGGCGGGGCCTTCATCTGCAGCATGATCTTCAACAGTGTGGCCGTCACGCTGGGTGACGTGTGGATCCTGCTGGCAGCCCTCAAGGCCCTCTCCCTGCTCTGGCTACTCTATTACACGGTGGGCACCACCCGCCGGCCTCACGCCGTGCTCTACCGGGACCCTCACGCTGGCCCCATCTGGGTACGGG GCTCCCTGGTGCTGTTCGGCAGCTGTACCGTCTGCCTCAACGTCTTCCAAGTGGGCTACTACGTGAGCCACAGCCACTGCAAATCACAGCTGGAGGTCATCTTCCCCGTGATCGAGATCGTCTTCATGGGCATGCAG ACCTGGGTGCTCTGGAAACATTGCAAGGACTGTGTTCAGGTGCAGACCAACTTCACCAG GTGTGGCCTGATGCTGACCCTGGCCACCAACCTGCTGCTGTGGATTCTGGCTGTGACCAACGACTCCATGCACCGCGAGATTGAGGCTGAGCTCAACGCCCTCATGGAAGAACACACAG gcaaCCAGACGAGCGTCTGTCTCTGTGTGAACGCCACGGTGTGCGAGGTCTTCCGGAAGGGCTACCTGATGCTGTACCCCTTCGGCACCGAGTGCTGCCTCATCTGCTGCGCCGTGCTCTACGTCATGTGGAAGAACGTAGGCCGCCGCCTGGCGCCCCACCCCGGCGCCCACCCCGGCTCCCCGTCCTTCCGCCTGCACGGGGCCATCTTCGGGCCGCTGCTGGGCCTGCTGGCCCTGGTGGCAGGAGTAAGCATCTTCGTGGTCTTCCAGATCGAGGCCAGCGGCCCCGCCATGGCCCGCCAATACTTCACCCTCTATTACGCCTACTACGCGGCCGTGCTGCCCGCCATGAGCCTGGCGTGCCTGGCGGGCACGGCCATCCACGGGCTGGAGCAGCGGGAGCTGGACACGCTCAAGAACCCCACGCGCAGCCTGGACGTGGTGCTGCTGATGGGCGCCGCGCTGGGCCAGATGGGCATCTCCTACTTCTCCATTGTGGCCATCGTGGCCACGGACCCCCACCAGCTGCTCAACCGGCTCATCCTGGCCTACTCGCTGCTGCTCATCCTGCAGCACATCGCCCAGAACCTCTTCATCATCGAGGGCCTGCACCGGCGCCCCATCTGGGAGGCGGCTCCCACGGGCCTGGCTGCGAAGCAGGGGGCAGAGCCCCCCCGGAGGGGCTCCCTGCTGTCGCTGAGCCAGGACCTGCACCGGGCCTCGCTGGCCTACATCCACTCCTACAGCCACCTCAACTGGAAGCGGCGGGCGCTCAAagagatctccctctttctcatccTGTGCAATATCACG CTGTGGGTGATGCCGGCATTTGGTGTCCACCCCGAGTTCGAGAATGGGCTGGAAAAAGATTTCTATGGCTACCGGACCTGGTTCACCATCGTCAACTTGGGCCTGCCCCTGGGGGTCTTCTACCGGATGCACTCTGTGGGGGGGCTGGTGGAGGTCTACCTGGGAGCCTGA